A single genomic interval of Streptomyces sp. BA2 harbors:
- a CDS encoding DoxX family protein, producing MSGQKTSAGHRPGRATDITLLVLQALLVLVFLAAGAAKLAGAEPMVEAFDQIGAGQWLRYFVGSLELLGVIGLLVPRLVGFAALGLVSLMAGAIITNLVVDAFSLLAVILLLLSTTVAWGRRDRTRALLPQGQQAS from the coding sequence ATGAGCGGGCAGAAGACATCAGCGGGTCACAGACCCGGCCGGGCCACAGACATCACGCTGTTGGTGCTCCAAGCACTTCTGGTCCTTGTGTTCCTGGCCGCCGGGGCCGCGAAGCTCGCCGGCGCGGAACCGATGGTCGAAGCCTTCGACCAGATCGGGGCGGGACAGTGGCTCAGGTACTTCGTCGGCAGCCTCGAACTTCTCGGAGTCATCGGCCTCCTCGTGCCGCGCCTCGTCGGGTTCGCCGCGCTCGGCCTGGTCAGCCTGATGGCCGGAGCGATCATCACGAACCTCGTCGTCGACGCGTTCTCGCTCCTGGCCGTGATCCTGCTCCTGCTCAGCACCACGGTGGCGTGGGGGCGCCGTGATCGCACCAGGGCGCTGTTACCGCAAGGGCAGCAGGCGTCGTAA
- a CDS encoding sensor histidine kinase produces MTTGLSNVWAQTKDWVIAICVAATLLVTALAEDHPDTDLDALGYALVVASGLALIGRRGTPIPVLIVTGLCVVGYNAAGFEVPAVAYLFAVYAAVREGHRLVTVLTSVALLILLPLAVLASPADGAAAEAFAQARSVLEIAWLVAAGAAGEALRQAEQRADEAERTREETARLRATEERLHIARELHDSLTHQISIVKVQSEVAVHLARKRGEQVPEALLAIQVAGREATRELRATLETLRDDTVQPLSHGLDHLPDLVQRAHGIGLKTTLTIEGQRHDVPDAVDRTAYRIVQESLTNTARHAAAATASVRIGYLPDGLSIQVDDDGTAKPGSAPVPGVGLLGMRERVTALGGRLRAEPRTGGGFTVQAELPVARIS; encoded by the coding sequence ATGACCACAGGACTGTCCAACGTCTGGGCCCAGACAAAAGACTGGGTGATCGCGATCTGCGTGGCGGCGACACTCCTGGTCACCGCGCTCGCCGAGGATCACCCCGACACGGATCTCGACGCCCTTGGCTACGCCCTCGTGGTGGCGAGCGGCCTCGCGCTGATCGGCCGTCGCGGGACTCCGATCCCCGTCCTCATCGTGACGGGGCTCTGCGTGGTGGGGTACAACGCAGCCGGCTTCGAAGTGCCTGCCGTCGCCTATCTGTTCGCGGTCTACGCCGCCGTGCGGGAAGGGCACCGACTCGTCACCGTGCTCACCTCCGTGGCACTGCTGATCCTTCTGCCGCTCGCCGTGCTGGCCTCCCCCGCGGACGGTGCGGCGGCCGAAGCGTTCGCGCAGGCCCGCAGCGTCCTCGAGATCGCCTGGCTGGTCGCTGCCGGCGCCGCGGGCGAGGCGCTGCGCCAGGCCGAGCAGCGGGCGGACGAGGCAGAGCGCACCCGCGAGGAGACGGCGCGGCTTCGCGCCACCGAGGAACGGCTGCACATCGCCCGGGAGTTGCACGATTCGCTCACCCACCAGATCTCGATCGTCAAGGTGCAGTCCGAAGTCGCCGTGCACCTGGCCCGTAAACGAGGCGAGCAGGTGCCCGAGGCCCTCCTGGCGATCCAGGTGGCGGGCCGTGAAGCGACCCGGGAGCTGCGGGCGACCCTGGAGACCCTGCGCGATGACACCGTGCAGCCGCTCTCCCATGGCCTCGACCACCTCCCGGACCTGGTGCAACGGGCCCATGGGATCGGCCTGAAGACGACGCTGACGATCGAAGGGCAGCGGCACGACGTGCCGGACGCCGTGGACCGGACCGCCTACCGGATCGTCCAGGAGTCGCTCACCAACACGGCCCGCCACGCGGCCGCCGCCACGGCGTCGGTCCGGATCGGCTATCTTCCGGACGGCCTCTCCATCCAGGTCGACGACGACGGGACGGCCAAGCCGGGTTCAGCCCCGGTGCCCGGCGTCGGACTGCTGGGAATGCGCGAGCGCGTCACCGCCCTGGGCGGCCGCCTGCGTGCGGAACCGCGAACCGGCGGTGGCTTCACCGTCCAGGCCGAACTCCCCGTGGCGAGGATTTCATGA
- a CDS encoding response regulator, which produces MIRVLLVDDQPLLRSGFRALLDAEDDIEVVAEAANGKEGLALAREHLPDLALVDISMPVMDGIETTREVAADPALAQMHVVILTNYGLDENVFNALRAGAAGFLVKDIVPEDLLHAVRVAARGDALLAPSITKMLIDRYVAQPLGTEAGTGLEELTNREREAVVLVAQGLSNEQIADSMVISPLTAKTHINRAMNKLQARDRAQLVVLAYESGLVTPRSR; this is translated from the coding sequence ATGATCCGTGTTCTGCTGGTCGACGACCAGCCGCTCCTGCGCAGCGGGTTCCGCGCGCTCCTCGACGCCGAGGACGACATCGAGGTGGTGGCCGAGGCCGCCAACGGCAAGGAGGGCCTGGCCCTCGCCAGGGAGCACCTGCCCGACCTCGCCCTCGTCGACATCTCGATGCCGGTCATGGACGGCATCGAGACGACCAGGGAGGTCGCAGCGGACCCGGCCCTGGCCCAGATGCACGTCGTCATCCTCACCAACTACGGCCTGGACGAGAACGTCTTCAACGCGCTGCGCGCAGGCGCCGCCGGATTCCTCGTCAAGGACATCGTGCCCGAGGACCTCCTGCACGCCGTCCGCGTCGCCGCGCGCGGCGACGCCCTCCTTGCGCCGTCGATCACCAAGATGCTGATCGACCGGTACGTCGCGCAGCCCCTCGGCACGGAAGCGGGCACCGGCCTGGAGGAGCTGACCAACCGCGAGCGCGAGGCCGTCGTCCTGGTCGCGCAGGGCCTGTCGAACGAACAGATCGCCGACAGCATGGTGATCAGTCCGCTGACCGCGAAGACCCACATCAACCGCGCCATGAACAAGCTCCAGGCCCGCGACCGCGCCCAACTCGTCGTCCTTGCCTACGAGTCGGGCCTGGTGACCCCGCGAAGCCGCTGA